CTGACTGATTTTCTGACCTGATGCTCAATCTCTTCTCCTCCCTGGGACTGCCTGGATGAGATGGAGACCTTTCTTTACCATCAGAGTTTGACTCAGCATCTTCCACTCCCCTGGAAGCCTTTTTGACTTCTACAAATGCGCTTCTTTTGGCCTCTCCTGTCTCTGGACTTGGTGGGGCGTACAACTGTTCTCCTTCCTCTACATTAAAGTAAGAGCTGCCCCTAAAAGACTGAGGACTGCAAACCAAGTCCTCCTTAGAAGAAGGTATGGGCCTGTCGATAAACCTCCCAGAAGACTCTATCCTCCTCGGTCTACTGTCCTCCAAGTGATCATCATACTTCCTTTTGGTTTTATGGAGGCTCTCAGAGCAGCTCTCCGAGTCCTGGCGTACAATGTGAGATTTGGCTGTCGGGGAAGAACTGAATGATGAAGAACTGTGGCCTCTAAAATTCTCTAAGTCCCTGGCCAAGTTGTGAAAGTCTGTTGTGGGCTTGTGGTTCTCCTTTTGTGGCTGGTAAATGGATAACTTGTTATATTTGGTTGTAGGTATCATAACGTTTCGAGGTTCGAGTTCTCTATTGTCCTTGCCCAGTTCAGAATTGGAATCGGAATTAAGGACTCTCTTAGGGCAACGAAATCTTACATGGGCCACATAAGGAAAATCATACTGAAATCGTTGATTACACTCCAAACAGGTTGAGTGGGTTGTTCCTAAAACAGAAGGAAAAAGTAATGAGTGATGGGAGTTGTATATGGAATGACACACAAGCATACATCCTGGAGACGGTATTGCATTAGCCTCAGTCAATGGAAATGCCGACACAGGGTTTGATCATTATAGCGGCTGCTATAGTAATATGTCATCTATTACATCGTATACAGTACAAACCACTGTGGTTATAACCCTTTATTGACAAGAGGTGGCAAATCATAGTACCAAAATAAGATATCCATATGAAAAAGACAATCCCCGTCAGAAGTAACTAAAACATAGCGATGCTgagtattactattattatcagtATTCTAAGGTCAGATATACACAGGGACAATTTGTAAAACACATTTCAACTGTGCTACAGTGATTCCTAGAAATATTTAAATCCCAAAAATAGAgcaggaaaagtaaaaaaaaaaaaaaaaaggaggaagctAAACTTTTATACCTTAATATAAAATAGCAAGAGATACTGTGGAGGTAATGTGATTTCTACATGTATAACTATTTACGTACCGGGAGTTTTTCCTTGAGATCTGGGAGGGTGAAGAAGAAGAAGGTCTGTCAGCTCTTTCCCGTACCAGACTAATAGCTCCTCGTCTTTGGCAATCCTGCGCAGGGATCTGTAGAACAGTTGTCCGTTCTTGATGTAGGCTTCCAGATtttgttcttctttgtttctggcAGATTGAACCAGACGGAGCCACATCAGACTCTCAGAGGAGCCGTTTGCAGCTGAAGTGTCCACCTGCAGAAAGGCAAGGATAATGAGGTNNNNNNNNNNNNNNNNNNNNNNNNNNNNNNNNNNNNNNNNNNNNNNNNNNNNNNNNNNNNNNNNNNNNNNNNNNNNNNNNNNNNNNNNNNNNNNNNNNNNNNNNNNNNNNNNNNNNNNNNNNNNNNNNNNNNNNNNNNNNNNNNNNNNNNNNNNNNNNNNNNNNNNNNNNNNNNNNNNNNNNNNNNNNNNNNNNNNNNNNatatatataatataatatatatatatatatatatagatatatagacagTTTATAACCTAGTTTAttcacctcactatatatatatatatatagtatatatatatatatatatatatatatatatatatagtcagttATAACCTAGTTTATTTCAccccaactatatatatatatataaatatatatatatatatatatatatatatatagtcagttATAACTTAGTTTATTcaccccactatatatatatatatatatatatatatatatttatttatttattatgtatatggtCAGTTATAACTTAGTTTCTTCACccccactttatatatatatatactatatatatatatatatataaatatatatatatatatatagatatatataatatatatatatatatatatatagtcagttATAACCTAGTTTCTTCACCCCACTTTCTTATTAAATATCTGGCTATATTTATCCATCGGATTGTGCTACTAGATCCCCCCTCAATCCTAAAGTACATTTTAGTGACATAATAGCTGGGAATTCATTGAAAATGTGTTAATGGTTACATTAGCTTTCAGTAAGTCTCGGTAGGGTTGTTCAGAATCCATgtggtaccacaagtcccagcaagcaggTAGGAGACTTGGAGAACAGCAGAGTGAACAGAGGCTTGATTTGTGTGCAGTTTAGGAGTTATTAGCTCCTGGTTGCCCCTATGTCTTGTCATGTTCCTTGCCAGTTGGGATGATCAGTGAGTGATTTAATAGAAGCACTGGTGGGAATAGCGTTCAGAAATGAGTGCAGCTGAAGCTCTTCTTCTAAGGTAGTgtatcctaaccagggtgcctccagctgttgcaaaaactacaactcccagcatgcccagacagccgaaggctgtctgggcatgctgggagttgtagttttgcaacagctggaggcacccctggttgaaaaacactgttctaaggaGTGAAGATGTGATCATTTAGGATACTATCTATGAAGATGAAAGTTTCCTTACTGTTCAGCTGCTAAAGGAATGACATGAAATCCCTTCTGTAAGAGAACACACAGGTTTAGCAGAATGATCACCCTCATAAGCTTCATTGGTCCCAATGCACTGCCATAGCATTCTTCATTGTGAATCTTTCCTGGGCACCAGCACATGCAAATATGGGTAATTGGCACACTCTGTTGGTAAAGGAAGCACATGCCATCAGTAGATCCGCTGAGAAACATTCTTTGCACAAAACATGTCAAGCTTTCCAACCTGTCCTCCCTAAATACTCACAGGAAGAGGAAGAATTGAGAGGGTAATGACCTTTGCcatatgtatttaacccctttactGTCAGAGGGGAGTAAGGCTACAGTCTAGTGCAATGGAAGGGTTAAGGAGTAGACAAATAGCTTAGGGCACtgatgttgtttattattttactgtGCTCCTTGTTCAGGCTTTCAATTGGCTTGTGACAATATTAAGCCCTGACTGTCCCCAGGGACTTGAAATGATGATCATATGAAAGCAGAAACATATGAAAAGACAACCAGGAAAGGAGAAAAATGGACATAAAACTGATTAATGTAAAGATTTTGTTCAGAttatttagaatgtttttttatttttattttgctagAGTTGTTACACTTTGAGAAACAAAGATATTTCCCATTATACAGATGGTTTTTCCAGCATCAAAACATGTATTATGGCAAATATTGTGCATTTGTATTGCCTGGTATTTGTCTTCAATAATGGAATGATTTGTAATAATATTTTTCATATCTATGGACAACTTTGTTAGGTATATTGGAACAAGCAAGTTATTTTGTAAGATAAAAAAGGTCAAGAGAACAACAAAGAAGATTAGCAAGAAATAAAGCTGAAGAACACAATAGGATTGTAATGTTTAATaacaaaagaaaatatatacacactgggggacatgtatcaaagattttacccctgttttgtgtgtattgttTTGCgcgaaattttgcgcaagcccttttttttgcgcatcttttgcgcacgttttgatagagcatgtcctccagatgtggctgaatcagggtaccttggagtgacatctatagtacacatggatttattaactgcgtacttttttttttttacacccagaaTTTTGTTGCAAGAtctggtttttttttgcgcaaatataagccatcttggacttaacgtagcaagatgctctaaatcattgattctattttccaaagagtggattgaggagattactatatttacccgcaatttatgaagctcattgcacttgattgataaattttgcgcttctgcgcataatttagaattcgggaaaaggattaaactgcttctaccatacacaaataatgatacatgtcccccaatgatcTTACAGCATATATAGACAGCTACATTAAATGATGCAACTGAATGAGCctgatacacacacatacacacacataaacacaaaaatacaTGCAACATCATCTGTCTAACTCTGGATGATGCGACAGTATTACAACTAACCCCATAGGCAACTTGGTGTTTTTGTAATATGGCAGAAGTAGAGACTGTATGTatgtgaacaaaccctaaggAAATACCCTCAGTACATAGAAACACAAACATAAGCACACTAATAATGTATAGGCACAAACATTAATGCTCACAACATAGTGAGTACATGCAGGAAGACACACActactacattaaaggggtactccggtggaaaacattattattatttttttaaatcaactagtgccaaaaagttaaacagatttgtaaaatggcttctattaaaaaatctttacccttccagtaagcagctgtgtatgctacagaggaaattgttttctttttgaatgtcttttttgtcttgtccacagtgccctctgctgacacctctgtccgtatcaggaactgtccagagctggagaaaatctccattgcaaacctatgcttctctggacagttcctgacagaggtgtcagcagagagcactgtggacaagaaaaaaaaaagaaattcaaaaagaaaagaatttcctctgtagcatacagctgctaaaaagtactggaagggtaaatatttttattagaagtcatttacaaatctgtttaactttctggcaccagttgattaaaaaaaaaaaataatgttttcctctggagtacccctttaaggcatgctCACACATTTACTACAAACacatagggcctcatttactaagctgaaaccgaccagtttttgtctggttactttggcgcagagtgtctgagacatgtcttcgccagtctgcgccagtttgcgacagtgtgcgcctgaaaaatccaacaaacccaacattgcactgtgaaaagttggaaaatgggcgtggtctgtcacaaaaggggcgtggtttcacaatccgaccgatttactattgaattcacagaaaatcctgtggataaatggctggaaatacccacctagaaaaagctggtcagaaaatgttcccgactttttcccaatagtgaatagagaggaatcctggaagtctgaaacaacttttcccactagtaaaaacccaacactcttagtaaatgaggcccatagaCTCACTATAGCAATTCGCACAGGTGCAACATCTACTACATACGTAAATGCACACTCATGTGATACAGTGTAGGCATACACAGAAGCACACCTACTATGCAGTCACatactacatactgtacatgttcaGATATTTGATACTGGTGTACACATTTACATACTCAGGCACTACAGAACATCACGTACACTCACTACATAATACCATGTTATATATGTACATTTGCCATAATAAAAGCTATTTGTGTTTTATGTACAATTATACCACAGCAGCCTGATATACCTGAGAAGGACAAGCTGTTCCTTGGCTATTGGCTTCAGCACAATGTAATATACAAAGAAATACTCTGTATGGGATTGTTACAGATAGCGGAATTCCTTCTGCAATCTCACCTTCTCCTGTGTACTAACACTGAAGCAGTTGCTAGACCACAGTCTCTAAACCTGATTCCAGGGAAATTATTGCTTAGTTCTGGATGTTGGGGTGGAGTTCTTTTTTAATTGTTCACCTTTCTAAAGATCCAGTATCCAGGATTTACCGAGCATAGTTTGCCCAGGTCTGTAATGTGATTCCTGTTGCTTCATGTTTTGGTCCTGTGTTTGTTCTCTTGTTTATTGTTTGCATTATCCTTATTCTGGTATTTTGaagttatagttttttttctggcagtttttggatatctgccgctgcagtttttgaaccaaagccagaagtgcattcaaaaggaataggacatataaaggaaggacttatacttctcctcccttatggatcctcttctgactttggctcaaaaactgcactggctgtattccaaaaactgccagaaaaaaaaaacaagtggaaacttagccttactgtgCTTTGAAATGGAGTGAGAtttaaggggtactaccgtggaaaactttttattttttttttaaatcaactggtgccagaaagttaaacagatttgtaaattacttctatttaaaaatcttaatccttccagtactttttaggggctatatatactacagaggaaatgcttatctttttagatttctctgatgtcatgaccacagtgctctctgctgacctctgctgttcattttaagaacaggagaaaatcctcatagcaaacatatgctgctccagaCAGTACCTAAATTAgacagaagaggtcagcagagagcactgtggtcatgacatcagagaaatctaaaaagataagcatttcctctgtagtatatagcccctaaaaagtactggaaggattaagatttttaaatagaagtaatttacaaatctttttaaatttctggcaccagttgatttaaaaaaaaaaaaaaaaagttttccatggtagtacccctttaaagagacagcTTAGTTTTCTTGTCAGGTTAGGTCAGGAAGAGTATAGGCGATAGACAGGAAAAGAAGATTAGGATTTTCTAATGTCTTTTTCTTTGtccatcttggcttttgtttatcaTCCATCTTTTCTGgtttaataatttttattggtTTCACAAATTTTTATTCAACAAAGAATAACCCTTCATACTACACATTTGATTAATCCATCATATCATGATCTCCATTTCCAGTCAAGTTAGTtgtaattttgttcctgtttataatgtcattgatacatttttttttccttttgtgacTGCTGGCAAGTCATTTCCTCTGCCCTACAACAAGTCCTGGGAGTATCTGAGTACTGAGAGCCGTTGTTAGTACCTAAGAAAGGCAACTTCTATCTGTGAAACCAGTCTGATAAGTTTATACCAGTAGCTCAGGTACAAAAGAGATCTAAACATCTGTATTAAAATATTATATCCATATGCAATTCGGAAAGAAAGAATATAAattgtggataaaaaaaaaaaaaaaacaatgatcctACAAACtaaatatgtagcagagttgtttcaacagttaaaggggtacgcaggtgaaaaccttttttcttttaaatcaactggtggcagaaagttaaacatatttgtaatttacttctattaaaaaatcttaatccttccagtacttattacctgctgaatgctacagaggaaatgcctttctttttggaacactgatgacatcacaagcacagtgctctctgctgacatctctgtccattttagcaaccatgcatagctgaTGCATAACTGATGTATAGCTGATGTTTAGCTGATGTATGTtacgggcagcatggtggctcagtcgttagcactgctgccttgcagagctggggacttgggttaaaatcccactaaggacaacaataaatacattataataacgtcagcagagagaactgtgcttgtgatgtcatcagagagcattccaaaaagaaaataatttcctctgtagtattcagcagctaataagtacaggaaggattaagattttttttaatagaagtaatttacaaatatgtttaactttctgccaccagttaatttaaaagaaaaaaggttttcaccggagtacccctttaaagcacaaaaATGCTGCAGTGAGCTTAACAAGCATTTGATTTGCAACCATTGTGGCAAAGAATGAGTGCCTGGGAGGGTGAACCCAGCATTAGGGTTCCTCTGCAGTTTGTGCTGGCTGTGTTGTTTAGTGCAGCAACAGTGGAGCATTCAGTGCCATGGAGGAGAGGGAGGACGATTCCTTGCTTCCTACAATGTTCCTTCTTTCTCTCCTGTGTGTCTCATTTACCctcccttcttaaaggggtactccggtgaaaaacttattatttttttttttaaatcagctggtgccagaaagttaaacagatttgtaaattacttctattaaaaaatcttaatccttcctgtacttattagctgctgaatactacagtggaaattcttttccgtttcaaacacagagctgtcgctgtctggtgacatcatgagcacagtgctctctgctgacatttcagtccattttaggaactgtccagggtaaaaggaaattcccatagcaaacatatgctgttctggacagttccgaaaatggacagagatgtcagcagagagcactgtgctcatgatgtcagcagagagctctgtgttccaaaaagagaagaatttccactgtagtattcagcagctaataagtacaggaaggattaagattttttaagagaagtaatttacaaatctgtttaactttctggcaccagttgattaaaaaaaaaaaaaaaaatagtttttcactggagtacccctttaaatagacgtTAGTTCACCAAGTAGTCTGGccaaaggaagaagaaaaaactgggaaaaaaaataattaaattagcTGGCTCCACCTACCCACAAGGCACTGCCCTAGGCATTGGACCACTAGAACCCATTGGTAAATACAGCCCAAAGTTTCCTGTTACAATaagtatatatacatttatggcaGCGTGGCCAACTATTTCTGTACATTTTTTGCATGGCTAAAGTTCTGAGAATCTCCAGAAAAATCACCATTAGAGATCAGCAAATCAGTTTGTAACAAATGAGATAAGTTCCCATCTATATAAAAGCATTGGGGATTTCCTTGGGACTAGAAATTGCATAGGTAGCACTGATTCCTATCTAAAAGTCCTTCAAGTCTCTAAGTACTGTATGCCATTGGCTGTATGCCTCACCACTCAGCCCCTGTACAGCCCCTGTAAGAGCAATGTTGTATATACTTACCAGGTGCTCCACTGGTCTGAAAGATGCACTGGAGCAGAGATCTTGTGACCACATAGTGCCCACCGAGGACATTATCTATGGGCACTGATGTGGTCACAAGATCTTTCCTCCAGTGCATCGAAAAGACAAAAGTGGGCCACCTGGTAAGTATACACAACTCTTACAAGGGCTGTTCAGGAGCTGAATGGAGAGGCATACAGTTACAGTTGCTGTACTTAAAGGAGAAGGAACTTCTGTCTTGggccaattaaaggagtactgcagcctaaTGTTTGTGTTGTTGACCACAATAAGAGGCCAAcagacacgctccctccattcagctctatgggagaggcagggatgcacgaAAGCTGCTTctcgctctctcccatagacatacatggagggggacagggccccatacaggagatcgccaaGTGGTCaaaacccccatgatcagacacttatctcctattctgcaaataagggataagtgttctattgctgcagtacccctttaagtataacaaCACAGAAAGTGctgaataaaacaaaaaaaaagagaaattgcGCAGCAATGTGCCATTACTCCTGGTATGATAAGGACAGTAGCAGGTGGTAAAGGTCTGCTCACCTGGTGGTGTTGTACTGAGAGCACCTTCTGGGAAGTTGGCCGGGGTGCAGCCAGGAGCTCTCCCGTCCGGAGTGGGTCTCAGGTCGGTCAGGCAAAAAGAGATGTAGTCCACGTAAGTGGGCAAAGAAGGTGCTCCAGTCGGCGCTTCTCCCGTGATCTCCGAGGAAGGAGGTCGATTTAAGCATGTACTCGGACCATTTAGTAATAAAGGAACAAGTAAAATTGAATCACATAACAGCGCTAGGACTAAGTGTTTCGAGGggagggaccccctcttcgtcaggtccaatgaTTGGTTAGTTCTCAGTGTCATATTTATACACAAAAAGACAGCGAAAGTAGCAGTGTAATTAGTATACATACAGATTTTGACAAATATAAAAATGACAGCCGGTATAAGAAATCAGGTTTTAAATACATCTATaatcaaaaacaataaaaataatattcaTTGTTAGATACCTTAAAAAAGAGGAAGGATTTACTAATGGTGTGCTGttggatcgacctgtctcaaGATTGCCTGATAGATATTGTATCCATTTGTTGGGAATGTACTTGCATATCAACAGAAGTTCTCCTTGTTCAGACGAAGGGCTTGACAAGGAACAGCAGCAGTATCCTTTGGGACCGGTATGGTATGGGAGACTGCACGGAAAAGATCTCTATATGCAGTCCTATAGTAATGATAGTAATTTTATAAACAGGACTGCAGAATGAAAGGGACTATGAAATAGTCATGAGAGGATAGTGAAATACAAAGAGGAACAGTGGATTAGTtaagagggagaggagggaaaGTGGCATAAGTATTATATTTTGGAGCAAATTGGAAACTTATGTATACATAGAAaggagcattattattattattttgcttaTTGGATTAATTCAGTGGCTTAATTGAGGCCATGAGGTTACAATGAATGAAGAGTGTATATCCAAAACATCTCCTTCCTTGATAGAGTTTGGAATCTGTTATTAACACATGGGGAAATGAAATCAATGGGTAAGATAGCTATAATTTGATCTATATTCCGGGCCTACCTTCCGAAGAGCGCCTTCTCTGCGCAATATGATCGCCCCCAGTCGCACCAAACACATAACTAGAGACCCAATACCTCTGACATCCATCTCTCTCAAAAAAGGAATCTACCAGTGTAAAAAAACATGATGCCTTTGTTGCAAGACAATTGCACACAAAAAAACTTGATTTACTAGCACATATACCGGGGAACAATTTCCAATTAAATTTCACCTGACATTCCAATCCTTTTTTATTGTGTATCTGATCAATTGTATATGCGGAAAACAGTATGTGGGGCGAACTACTCAAAAACTCCATCACCGCCTCAATCAAGACCGCTGTAACATTAAAAAACAGTTCATGAAACATAGCCTGTGAAAACATATTGCCCTGACTCATCCAAATGAAGAAAATATAGATCAAATTATATCTATCTTACCCATCGATTTCATTCCCCCATGTGTTCATAACAGATTCGTAACTCTATCAAGGAAGGAGATGTTTTGGATATGCACTCTCCATTCATTGCAACCTTATGGCCTCAAGGAAGGCACTGAATTAATCCATTAAgcgaaataatataataataataataataataataataataataataataataatgttccttTCTATGTATACATAAGTTTCCAATTTGCTCCAAAATATAATACTTATGCCACTTTCCCTCCTCTGCCTCTTAACTAATCCACTGTTCCTCTTTGTATTTCACTATCCTCTCATGACTATTTCATAGTCCCTTTCTTTCTGC
Above is a genomic segment from Hyla sarda isolate aHylSar1 chromosome 1, aHylSar1.hap1, whole genome shotgun sequence containing:
- the PRDM8 gene encoding PR domain zinc finger protein 8, producing ILAFLQVDTSAANGSSESLMWLRLVQSARNKEEQNLEAYIKNGQLFYRSLRRIAKDEELLVWYGKELTDLLLLHPPRSQGKTPGTTHSTCLECNQRFQYDFPYVAHVRFRCPKRVLNSDSNSELGKDNRELEPRNVMIPTTKYNKLSIYQPQKENHKPTTDFHNLARDLENFRGHSSSSFSSSPTAKSHIVRQDSESCSESLHKTKRKYDDHLEDSRPRRIESSGRFIDRPIPSSKEDLVCSPQSFRGSSYFNVEEGEQLYAPPSPETGEAKRSAFVEVKKASRGVEDAESNSDGKERSPSHPGSPREEKRLSIRSENQSEDNASVGSAFTSVPQMASQEQERKSAFSQPTRSSFNHVTPLQVMGQKLVSSGVGLDCHSEGVGPARLFQSDPLSVKLQSPELNSNCTLPGGMPKQSPFLFATTFWPKSTPAPLQLQLPSTLTLLPPSFTSLCLPAQNWCAKCNASFRMTSDLVYHMRSHHKKEYAMEPLVKRRREEKLKCPICNESFRERHHLSRHMTSHN